A window of Campylobacter ureolyticus contains these coding sequences:
- a CDS encoding menaquinone biosynthesis family protein: MLKNISVAHSPDADDIFMYMAIKFGWVDSEILSFNNKADDIETLNKASLSGEYDVCAISFSTYPLIVNDYALLKTAVSFGEGYGPKLIKKKGIKLKKNFKVALSGEHTTNALLFKIAYPDARPIYKNFLEIENAVLNGEVDAGVLIHESILEFNENLEVEREIWDIWQELRGDENLPLPLGGMALRRSLPLTDAIECQRVLTKAVEIATKHKTLLSKMLIERNLVRVDDKKLDKYLNLYANDTSVSMSEIQLKAVNKLFEIGYKHGFYKEKIDAFASLIPAEYRDFRFC, from the coding sequence ATGTTAAAAAATATATCCGTAGCACACTCTCCGGATGCAGATGATATTTTTATGTATATGGCTATTAAATTTGGTTGGGTTGATAGTGAAATTTTAAGTTTCAACAACAAGGCCGACGATATAGAAACTTTAAATAAAGCTTCATTAAGTGGCGAATATGATGTTTGTGCGATAAGTTTTAGCACTTATCCATTGATTGTAAATGACTACGCACTTTTAAAAACAGCGGTTAGTTTTGGTGAGGGGTATGGTCCAAAGCTCATAAAGAAAAAAGGAATAAAACTTAAAAAAAACTTTAAAGTTGCACTAAGTGGTGAGCATACTACAAATGCCTTACTTTTTAAAATAGCTTATCCAGATGCTAGACCGATTTATAAAAACTTTTTAGAGATTGAAAATGCAGTTTTAAATGGTGAAGTTGATGCCGGAGTTTTGATACATGAAAGTATTTTAGAATTTAATGAAAATTTAGAAGTTGAAAGAGAGATTTGGGATATTTGGCAGGAGCTAAGAGGTGATGAAAATTTACCTTTGCCACTTGGTGGAATGGCACTTAGAAGAAGTTTGCCTTTAACAGATGCCATAGAGTGTCAAAGAGTTTTAACAAAGGCGGTTGAAATTGCCACAAAGCATAAAACTCTTTTAAGCAAAATGCTGATTGAACGCAATTTGGTTAGAGTTGATGATAAAAAGCTAGATAAATATCTGAATTTATATGCAAATGATACTTCAGTTTCAATGAGTGAAATTCAGTTAAAAGCTGTAAATAAACTATTTGAGATAGGCTACAAGCATGGATTTTATAAAGAAAAAATCGATGCGTTTGCTTCGCTAATACCAGCTGAATATAGAGATTTTAGATTTTGTTAG
- a CDS encoding citrate synthase produces MSNTVTLTDNRNGKSYEFNVLDGTLGPSVIDISDLYKKTGFFTFDKGYTSTAMCSSEITFIDGEKGILKHRGYDIAWLAENKLFLDVIHLLLHKKLPNEDELNAFRKKLKTKSFINERMIALFDAFPDKAHPMAVLQACIATLSTYYKRDMNYDDPDEYMELAERLVAKMPTLAAFYHRHAMGYPLIYPDLDRGFTENFLYMMRAFPHSHVDIKPIEVKALDTVLMLHADHEQNASTTTVRTVASTHSHPYSCISAGIGALWGHAHGGANESVIRQLEAIGSVDNVDKYIKRAKDKNDPFRLMGFGHRVYKSYDPRAKVLKGLRDKLMDELDIDSNLIKIANRIEKIALEDEYFVSRNLYPNVDFNSGLILRALKIPTDMFAVMFVIGRAPGWMAQWMELKEQTSKIVRPRQLYLGETDALKTHHENLQKTKIEYSGKQ; encoded by the coding sequence ATGTCAAATACCGTAACACTAACTGACAATAGAAATGGCAAAAGCTATGAATTTAATGTCCTTGATGGCACACTTGGTCCATCTGTTATAGACATTTCAGATTTGTATAAAAAAACAGGGTTTTTTACATTTGATAAAGGATATACTTCAACTGCAATGTGCAGCTCAGAAATAACATTTATAGATGGAGAAAAAGGCATTTTAAAACACCGTGGATACGATATTGCATGGCTTGCTGAAAACAAACTTTTTTTAGATGTAATTCATCTTCTTTTGCATAAAAAACTTCCTAATGAAGATGAACTAAATGCTTTTAGAAAAAAACTAAAAACAAAATCTTTTATAAATGAAAGAATGATAGCTTTATTTGATGCATTTCCTGACAAAGCCCATCCTATGGCAGTTTTACAGGCCTGTATAGCAACACTTAGCACATATTATAAAAGAGATATGAACTATGATGATCCAGATGAATATATGGAATTAGCTGAAAGACTTGTAGCTAAAATGCCAACATTAGCAGCATTTTATCACCGTCACGCAATGGGATATCCACTTATCTATCCGGATCTAGATCGTGGTTTTACAGAAAATTTCCTTTATATGATGAGAGCCTTTCCGCACTCTCACGTTGATATAAAACCAATAGAAGTAAAAGCTTTAGATACAGTTTTAATGCTTCATGCAGATCATGAACAAAATGCTTCAACTACGACAGTTAGAACAGTTGCATCAACTCATTCTCATCCATATTCTTGTATAAGTGCTGGCATTGGGGCTTTGTGGGGACATGCTCATGGAGGAGCAAATGAAAGTGTTATAAGACAACTTGAAGCCATTGGAAGTGTTGATAATGTGGATAAATATATAAAAAGAGCTAAAGATAAAAATGATCCATTTAGACTAATGGGCTTTGGTCATAGAGTTTATAAAAGCTATGATCCAAGGGCCAAGGTTTTAAAAGGTTTAAGAGATAAACTCATGGATGAGCTTGACATCGACTCAAATTTAATTAAAATTGCCAATAGAATAGAAAAAATTGCACTTGAAGATGAGTATTTTGTAAGTAGAAATTTATATCCAAATGTTGATTTTAACTCAGGTCTTATCTTAAGAGCATTAAAAATTCCAACCGATATGTTTGCAGTTATGTTTGTCATCGGTAGAGCGCCTGGCTGGATGGCTCAATGGATGGAACTAAAAGAACAAACAAGTAAGATTGTTCGTCCAAGACAGCTATATTTAGGCGAAACAGATGCTTTAAAAACTCATCATGAAAATTTACAAAAAACAAAGATTGAGTATTCAGGAAAACAGTAA
- a CDS encoding cation:proton antiporter, with the protein MQAVLILLALSFVIFASPYISALIKVPISATEIILGILLGTLGFLPSNELFKDVADIGFYYLMFLAGTEVDLKIFINAKKGVLKNSSLFLGLLYIFSIIAVYTFGLSELFIVIIPVMSVGILSILYKEYGKNENWLNLAMLVGVIGEVLSIALLTLLNAYTKYGLDIKLFVNLGALAGFLIVTTLIFRWLDVLFWWYPNLKKIIMPQFDKNEKDIRFSIAMLCLVIAVVVILDIKIIIGAFIAGTFIPTFFSHKKDLPEKLSSFGYGFLVPIFFAYIGSTVNLNALLIPGVVKNVVFLTILMIIVRLLSSVVMVKNLGFKQSILFGISLSIPLTLLIATATIGHETNYISDEIYYALVLTSIFEAIVGITVIKIIKNIYLNKK; encoded by the coding sequence ATGCAAGCAGTTTTAATACTTTTAGCACTTTCTTTTGTGATATTTGCTTCACCTTACATATCGGCTTTAATCAAAGTTCCAATTTCAGCAACTGAGATAATTTTGGGTATTTTGCTTGGAACTTTGGGATTTTTACCTTCAAATGAACTTTTTAAAGATGTGGCAGATATAGGATTTTACTACCTTATGTTTTTAGCTGGAACAGAAGTTGATCTTAAAATTTTTATAAATGCAAAAAAAGGTGTTCTTAAAAATTCCAGCCTATTTTTAGGACTTTTGTATATTTTTTCTATAATTGCAGTTTATACTTTTGGATTAAGTGAGCTATTTATAGTAATAATTCCGGTAATGAGTGTAGGAATTCTCTCAATCTTATACAAAGAATATGGCAAAAATGAAAATTGGCTAAATTTAGCAATGCTTGTTGGAGTTATAGGAGAGGTTTTAAGCATAGCACTTTTAACACTTTTAAACGCTTATACAAAATACGGCCTTGATATAAAACTATTTGTAAATTTAGGTGCTTTAGCTGGATTTTTAATAGTAACCACACTTATTTTTAGATGGCTAGATGTTCTTTTTTGGTGGTATCCAAATCTTAAAAAAATAATAATGCCACAATTTGATAAAAATGAAAAAGACATAAGATTTTCTATCGCTATGCTTTGTCTAGTTATCGCGGTTGTAGTTATTTTAGATATAAAAATCATAATTGGAGCTTTTATTGCAGGAACTTTTATACCGACATTTTTTAGCCACAAAAAAGATCTTCCTGAAAAACTCTCATCTTTTGGATATGGCTTTTTAGTCCCAATATTTTTTGCTTATATTGGCTCAACTGTAAATTTAAATGCACTTTTAATCCCAGGAGTTGTAAAAAATGTAGTATTTTTAACTATTTTAATGATTATAGTTAGGCTTTTAAGCTCTGTTGTAATGGTAAAAAATCTAGGTTTTAAACAAAGCATTTTATTTGGAATTTCTTTATCAATTCCTCTAACCTTGCTCATTGCAACTGCAACAATTGGGCATGAAACAAACTATATAAGCGATGAAATTTACTACGCTTTAGTTTTAACAAGCATATTTGAAGCAATAGTTGGAATAACTGTAATAAAAATTATAAAAAATATTTATTTAAATAAAAAATGA
- the dcd gene encoding dCTP deaminase has translation MGLKSDKWIKEKSLKDEMINPFCEENVGLGVISYGLSSYGYDIRVANEFKIFTNIGGTVVDPKNFDEKNVVDFVGDICIVPPNSFALARTVEYFKMPENVLAICLGKSTYARCGIIVNVTPFEPGFEGHITIEISNTTPLPAKIYANEGIAQVLFLEGDEPCVVSYADKKGKYQNQKGITLPRILK, from the coding sequence ATGGGACTTAAAAGCGATAAATGGATAAAAGAAAAAAGCTTAAAAGATGAGATGATAAATCCATTTTGTGAAGAAAATGTTGGGCTTGGCGTAATAAGCTATGGACTTTCTAGCTATGGATATGACATAAGGGTTGCAAATGAGTTTAAGATTTTTACAAATATCGGTGGAACAGTTGTTGATCCAAAGAATTTTGATGAAAAAAATGTGGTTGATTTCGTAGGCGATATCTGCATAGTTCCGCCAAATTCATTTGCACTTGCTAGAACGGTTGAGTATTTTAAAATGCCTGAAAATGTTTTAGCAATATGCCTTGGAAAAAGTACTTATGCAAGATGTGGAATAATAGTAAATGTTACTCCATTTGAGCCTGGATTTGAAGGGCATATAACAATTGAGATATCAAACACAACTCCACTTCCTGCTAAAATTTATGCAAATGAGGGAATCGCTCAAGTGCTATTTTTAGAAGGTGATGAGCCGTGTGTTGTAAGCTATGCTGATAAAAAAGGAAAATATCAAAACCAAAAAGGAATAACTCTTCCAAGAATTTTAAAATAG
- the eno gene encoding phosphopyruvate hydratase: MISISDVYANEVLDSRGNPTVKVSIYLSDGTKADAIVPSGASTGKKEALELRDGDKKRFGGKGVLKACENVKTTIADGIIGLDPFDQEFLDSVLLELDATKNYSKLGANATLGVSMAVAKAAAKSLDLPLYRYLGGVNASILPTPMFNIINGGAHANNSVDFQEFMIMPFGFKTFNDALRAAAEIYQNLKKLLNDLGHSTAVGDEGGFAPNLKDNEEPIKLILEAIKKSGYEPGKEIKIALDVASSELFKDGFYHLENKKFTSDELISRYEDLCEKYPIYSIEDALDEDDWEGWKKLTKKLGDKVQLVGDDLFVTNEEILRKGIEDGVANAILIKPNQIGTLTQTLKAIRLAHRNGYKTIISHRSGESEDSFIADLAVAVNAGQIKTGATARSERNAKYNRLLDIEEITDEYLGDKI; encoded by the coding sequence ATGATTAGTATAAGTGATGTTTACGCAAACGAAGTTTTAGATAGCAGGGGAAATCCAACTGTCAAAGTAAGTATTTACCTAAGCGATGGAACAAAAGCCGATGCAATCGTGCCAAGTGGTGCAAGCACAGGTAAAAAAGAAGCACTTGAATTAAGAGACGGTGATAAAAAAAGATTTGGCGGCAAAGGTGTTTTAAAAGCGTGTGAAAATGTTAAGACTACAATTGCTGATGGCATTATAGGGCTTGATCCTTTTGATCAAGAGTTTTTAGACTCAGTTTTACTTGAACTAGATGCTACAAAAAATTACTCAAAACTAGGAGCAAATGCAACTTTAGGTGTATCTATGGCCGTAGCAAAAGCAGCGGCAAAAAGCTTAGATTTACCACTTTATAGATACTTAGGTGGTGTAAATGCTAGTATTTTACCAACTCCAATGTTTAATATCATAAATGGTGGAGCTCATGCAAATAATAGTGTTGATTTTCAAGAATTTATGATAATGCCTTTTGGATTTAAAACTTTTAATGATGCCCTAAGAGCTGCTGCTGAAATTTATCAAAATTTGAAAAAACTACTTAATGATCTTGGACACAGTACTGCAGTTGGTGATGAGGGAGGGTTTGCTCCAAATTTAAAAGACAATGAAGAGCCTATTAAATTAATACTAGAAGCTATTAAAAAATCAGGCTATGAGCCTGGAAAAGAGATAAAAATAGCTCTTGATGTTGCCTCAAGCGAACTTTTTAAAGATGGTTTTTACCATTTAGAAAATAAAAAATTTACATCAGATGAATTAATAAGCAGATATGAAGATTTATGCGAAAAATATCCGATTTATTCGATAGAAGATGCACTTGATGAAGATGATTGGGAGGGTTGGAAAAAACTTACTAAAAAACTTGGAGATAAAGTTCAACTTGTTGGAGATGATCTATTTGTAACAAATGAAGAAATTCTAAGAAAAGGCATAGAAGATGGTGTTGCAAATGCAATATTAATAAAACCAAATCAAATTGGCACTTTAACTCAAACTTTAAAAGCCATAAGACTAGCTCATAGAAATGGCTATAAGACCATCATAAGCCATAGAAGTGGTGAAAGCGAAGATAGCTTTATAGCCGATCTTGCAGTAGCCGTAAATGCAGGTCAGATAAAAACAGGCGCAACAGCAAGAAGCGAAAGAAATGCTAAATATAACCGCCTGCTTGATATCGAAGAAATAACAGATGAATATCTAGGAGATAAAATTTAA
- a CDS encoding 3'(2'),5'-bisphosphate nucleotidase CysQ family protein, producing the protein MNELLNLAKIAALNAGEEILKHYNDYKVVKKPDNSPLTSADLAANEAIFKILGKTDIEICSEESILETDKMGENDTFWLVDPLDGTRDFIAKNGEFCVCIALIKNSRPILSVIFIPTKNELFYSAGENKVFINDELIKSNSNCKTPNLLLLGRSGMGKRRIALAKSFNLSFKRVGSAIKFCQITKSQAMLYPRFGDSYLWDVAAGDFLVVQGGGEIIDLKTKKRPLYNGKKLLNSPFVAIDKNSIHLKEQILDKIDEIFSK; encoded by the coding sequence ATGAATGAGCTTTTAAACCTAGCTAAAATTGCCGCATTAAATGCTGGAGAAGAGATATTAAAACATTACAACGACTACAAGGTTGTTAAAAAACCCGACAACTCTCCGCTAACTTCGGCTGATCTTGCTGCAAATGAAGCTATTTTTAAAATTTTAGGAAAAACTGATATTGAAATTTGCTCTGAAGAGAGCATTTTAGAAACTGATAAAATGGGCGAAAATGACACTTTTTGGCTAGTTGATCCACTAGATGGAACACGCGATTTTATAGCAAAAAATGGCGAGTTTTGTGTCTGTATCGCACTTATTAAAAACTCTCGTCCAATTTTGTCTGTAATTTTTATACCAACCAAAAATGAGCTATTTTATAGCGCTGGAGAAAATAAAGTATTTATAAATGATGAACTTATAAAATCAAATTCAAACTGTAAAACTCCAAATTTACTCCTACTTGGAAGAAGCGGAATGGGAAAAAGACGCATAGCTTTGGCGAAAAGTTTTAATCTTAGCTTTAAAAGAGTTGGCTCAGCAATTAAGTTTTGCCAAATTACAAAAAGCCAGGCTATGCTCTATCCACGCTTTGGCGATAGCTATCTTTGGGATGTTGCGGCGGGGGATTTTTTGGTTGTGCAAGGTGGTGGAGAGATAATTGACCTAAAAACTAAAAAAAGGCCCCTTTACAATGGCAAAAAGCTTCTAAACTCGCCATTTGTTGCCATTGATAAAAACAGCATTCATTTAAAAGAGCAAATTTTAGATAAAATTGATGAAATTTTTTCAAAATAA
- the topA gene encoding type I DNA topoisomerase — MKNLVIVESPAKAKTIKKFLGKDYDVIASVGHIRDLPKTTFGIKIDGNKFEPEYRISSDHSKVVKEIKEKAKKAEKIYLATDEDREGEAIAYHIAMAIGKDPLSLPRIVFHEITKDAILNAVKNPRTVDMDSVNAQQARRLLDRIVGYRLSPLLNQKIQKGLSAGRVQSASLKLVVDKEREIKAFKPVEYHSIDAIFKDDLESEFVEFNGKKMDKLSVKNEKEAKNIVEICKNETYKIREIESRQRKTNPQPPFMTSTLQQTASSNLSFSPRKTMMIAQSLYEGVNTPNGGAITYMRTDSLNLSKEAVSKARDLIKKDFGDKYLPKKANIYTTKTKGAQEAHEAIRPTDLSFTPQMANQTLPKDEARLYELIYNRFLASQMTPSLSEIQNVFVAGKKTEFKISGRKVLFDGFYKVYGASDKDKILPNLKVGDEMFLQKISSKQNFTEPPARYSEASLIKKLESLGIGRPSTYAPTISLLTSRKYVEVQKRQLIPTEIAFKVIEVLEEHFKSIVDSKFTSQMEEKLDNVADEKSDWQEILANFYYPFMQKIEDGKKNIKSQKIAIPIDEKCPDCGGELVKRSGRFGEFIACSNFPKCKYSRNLSTDKKEKKEPVKIGVKCPKCGGEIVERFSKRGKFYGCLNYPKCKFISNYELTNEACPNCENKHLIKKELKSGTFLECTECKYKRKIDV; from the coding sequence ATGAAAAATTTAGTTATCGTTGAGTCTCCTGCAAAAGCAAAGACTATAAAAAAATTCTTAGGAAAAGACTATGATGTTATCGCATCAGTTGGGCATATACGAGATCTTCCAAAAACAACTTTTGGGATAAAAATAGATGGAAATAAATTTGAACCCGAATATAGAATAAGTAGTGATCACTCAAAAGTCGTTAAAGAGATAAAAGAAAAAGCAAAAAAAGCAGAAAAAATTTACCTTGCAACTGATGAGGATAGAGAAGGTGAGGCTATTGCATATCATATAGCAATGGCAATTGGAAAAGATCCATTATCACTTCCAAGAATTGTTTTTCACGAAATTACAAAAGATGCTATTTTAAACGCTGTTAAAAATCCGAGAACTGTTGATATGGATAGTGTAAATGCTCAACAAGCTAGAAGACTTTTGGATAGAATCGTAGGATATAGACTAAGCCCACTTTTAAATCAAAAAATTCAAAAAGGACTAAGCGCTGGTAGAGTTCAAAGTGCTTCTTTAAAATTAGTTGTTGATAAAGAAAGAGAGATAAAAGCCTTTAAACCAGTTGAATATCACAGCATCGATGCTATTTTTAAAGATGATTTAGAAAGTGAGTTTGTTGAGTTCAACGGCAAAAAAATGGATAAATTAAGCGTTAAAAATGAAAAAGAGGCTAAAAATATAGTTGAAATTTGCAAAAACGAAACATATAAAATAAGAGAAATTGAAAGCCGTCAGCGAAAAACAAATCCACAGCCTCCATTTATGACCTCAACTTTGCAACAAACCGCAAGTTCAAATTTAAGCTTTAGCCCAAGAAAAACTATGATGATAGCTCAAAGTCTTTATGAAGGAGTTAATACTCCCAATGGCGGAGCGATAACATATATGAGAACTGATAGTTTAAATTTATCAAAAGAAGCTGTTTCAAAAGCAAGAGATTTAATAAAAAAAGATTTTGGAGATAAATACTTACCAAAAAAGGCAAACATTTACACAACTAAAACAAAAGGAGCTCAAGAAGCTCACGAGGCTATTCGCCCAACTGATTTAAGCTTCACACCGCAAATGGCAAATCAAACTCTTCCAAAAGATGAAGCAAGGCTTTATGAACTCATTTATAACCGATTTTTAGCCTCTCAAATGACACCAAGCCTTAGCGAGATACAAAATGTTTTTGTAGCTGGTAAAAAAACTGAGTTTAAAATAAGTGGTAGAAAAGTATTATTTGATGGATTTTATAAAGTTTATGGAGCAAGTGATAAAGATAAAATTTTGCCAAATTTAAAAGTTGGCGATGAGATGTTTTTACAAAAAATTTCATCAAAACAAAATTTTACTGAGCCTCCGGCAAGATATAGTGAAGCAAGTTTAATTAAAAAACTTGAAAGCCTAGGCATTGGCAGACCTTCAACTTACGCTCCAACTATTTCACTTTTGACATCTAGAAAGTATGTAGAAGTTCAAAAAAGGCAACTAATTCCAACTGAAATAGCATTTAAAGTAATAGAAGTTTTAGAAGAACATTTTAAAAGCATTGTTGATAGTAAATTCACCTCACAAATGGAGGAAAAACTTGATAATGTGGCTGATGAAAAAAGTGATTGGCAAGAAATTTTAGCAAATTTTTACTACCCATTTATGCAAAAAATAGAAGATGGCAAAAAAAATATAAAAAGTCAAAAAATAGCTATCCCAATAGATGAAAAATGCCCTGATTGTGGTGGTGAACTCGTAAAAAGAAGTGGAAGATTTGGTGAGTTTATAGCGTGTTCAAATTTTCCAAAATGTAAATATAGTAGAAATTTAAGCACAGATAAAAAAGAAAAAAAAGAGCCTGTTAAAATAGGTGTAAAATGTCCAAAATGTGGCGGAGAAATCGTAGAAAGATTTTCAAAAAGAGGTAAATTTTATGGATGTCTTAACTACCCAAAATGCAAATTTATAAGCAACTACGAACTTACAAATGAAGCATGCCCAAATTGCGAGAATAAACATTTAATTAAAAAAGAGCTTAAAAGCGGAACATTTTTAGAATGTACTGAGTGCAAATATAAAAGAAAAATTGATGTTTAA
- a CDS encoding UDP-N-acetylmuramate dehydrogenase yields the protein MLVKKIDFSKFSSIKIGGVFEVEVLSRDFGEFNGVIIGGANNILISQNPPRLGILSREFDYIQFDGEILEIGALTKSAKIYNFTKKNNLANFEFLKGIPGTLGGLITMNAGLLGYEISSNLISVLTNFGEFKKDELEFSYRKSKIKGVIKSAKFRISKGFDESLSVEISKKRANQPRGNSFGSCFKNPVGLSAGKLIDECGLKGYKIGNCGFSQEHANFLINCGGGTFDEVLSLINLAKKRVFENFGVNLETEVVIL from the coding sequence TTGTTAGTTAAAAAAATTGACTTTAGTAAATTTAGCTCTATTAAAATAGGCGGAGTTTTTGAGGTAGAGGTTTTAAGCAGAGATTTTGGTGAGTTTAACGGAGTTATAATTGGTGGTGCAAATAACATTTTAATCTCACAAAATCCACCAAGGCTAGGTATTTTAAGCAGAGAATTTGATTACATTCAATTTGATGGTGAAATTTTAGAAATTGGTGCCTTGACAAAAAGTGCTAAAATTTACAATTTTACAAAAAAAAATAACTTAGCAAATTTTGAGTTTTTAAAAGGAATTCCTGGAACATTGGGTGGATTAATAACCATGAATGCTGGACTTTTAGGATATGAAATTTCTAGTAATTTAATAAGTGTTTTGACAAATTTTGGTGAGTTTAAAAAAGACGAGTTAGAATTTTCTTACCGAAAAAGCAAGATAAAAGGCGTTATAAAAAGTGCTAAATTTAGAATTTCAAAAGGCTTTGATGAGAGTTTAAGCGTTGAAATTTCAAAAAAAAGAGCAAATCAGCCGCGTGGAAATAGCTTTGGAAGTTGTTTTAAAAACCCCGTAGGATTAAGCGCTGGTAAATTAATCGATGAATGTGGCTTAAAAGGTTATAAAATCGGCAACTGTGGATTTAGCCAAGAGCATGCAAATTTTTTAATCAATTGTGGCGGTGGCACATTTGATGAGGTTTTATCTTTGATAAATTTAGCTAAAAAACGAGTTTTTGAAAACTTTGGTGTAAATTTAGAGACTGAGGTTGTGATATTGTGA
- the recA gene encoding recombinase RecA: protein MDEKKKKALDLALKQIDKSFGKGTLLRLGDKEVEPIDSISTGSLGLDIALGIGGVPKGRIIEIYGPESSGKTTLTLHIVAECQKQGGVCAFVDAEHALDVKYAANLGVDTENLYVSQPDFGEQALDIVETLARSGAVDLIIVDSVAALTPKTEIEGDMGDTHVGLQARLMSQALRKLAGIVHKMGTTVVFINQIRMKIGMIGYGSPETTTGGNALKFYSSVRLDVRRIATLKQNDQSIGNRVRVKVAKNKVAPPFKQAEFDIMFGEGISKTGEIIDYGVKLDIIDKSGAWFSYKADKLGQGRENARNFLLQNPEISKEIENQILEHLGEQGILSSGDDDEIQEQNDD, encoded by the coding sequence ATGGATGAAAAAAAGAAAAAAGCACTTGATTTAGCCCTAAAACAAATCGATAAATCATTTGGCAAAGGCACACTTCTAAGACTTGGAGATAAAGAAGTTGAGCCAATTGATAGTATCTCAACAGGATCTCTTGGACTTGATATAGCTCTTGGAATTGGCGGTGTTCCAAAAGGTAGAATAATCGAAATTTATGGACCAGAAAGTAGCGGTAAAACAACTCTTACGCTTCATATTGTAGCTGAGTGTCAAAAACAAGGTGGAGTTTGTGCATTCGTTGATGCAGAACACGCTCTTGATGTAAAATATGCTGCAAATTTAGGCGTAGATACTGAAAATTTATATGTTTCACAGCCTGATTTTGGTGAGCAAGCCCTAGATATAGTTGAAACACTAGCAAGAAGTGGTGCTGTTGATTTGATAATTGTTGATAGTGTTGCAGCACTTACTCCAAAGACTGAAATTGAGGGAGATATGGGTGATACTCATGTTGGACTTCAAGCAAGACTTATGTCTCAAGCTCTTAGAAAACTTGCCGGAATTGTGCATAAAATGGGCACAACTGTTGTATTTATAAATCAAATTAGAATGAAAATAGGAATGATAGGCTATGGTTCACCAGAAACCACAACCGGTGGAAATGCACTTAAATTCTACTCATCTGTAAGACTTGATGTAAGAAGAATAGCAACTTTAAAACAAAATGATCAAAGTATAGGAAACAGAGTAAGAGTAAAAGTTGCAAAAAATAAAGTAGCTCCACCATTTAAACAGGCTGAATTTGACATAATGTTTGGTGAGGGAATTAGCAAAACTGGTGAAATAATTGATTATGGTGTAAAGCTTGACATTATTGATAAAAGCGGTGCTTGGTTTAGCTATAAAGCCGATAAACTCGGTCAAGGAAGAGAGAACGCAAGAAATTTCTTACTACAAAATCCAGAAATTTCAAAAGAGATAGAAAATCAAATTTTAGAACACTTGGGAGAACAAGGAATTCTATCAAGTGGCGATGATGACGAAATACAGGAGCAAAATGATGATTAG